The Pseudomonas sp. S06B 330 genome contains the following window.
GCACTCAGAAGTAAAGGGCCGCTGTTGGCCCTGGTGCCATAACGGTGCCGGGCGCGCATAAGCTGCAGTGCGCCCGGCGCCGCACCGTCGGCAATAGCCAATTACCGGGAGCTGCCACATGTCCGTCATGACGCCTTCTGGAATAGTGCCTGCCCTTGAACCCACAGCCGGTTCAGGGCTTGCCCTTCGTTATCACGCGTTGTTGTCAGCTGAGCAGCATGACAGCGCGCCATGGTTGCGTGAGCAACTGGCGCGAGTCGCCACACGAGCGGATGATTTGCCTGCAACCGCCGAATCGCTGGCACGCTGGAGCTGCCAACGCGCCGCCCAGGTGGCCAAGGCGTACGCTGTCTATTTACAAGGCAGACGTAACGGGGAACCTCGGCGCTATTTCCTGAACCGGTCCCAGGCGTTGTATTTCCTCCAGCACGTGGCACCGACCAAGAAGGTCGACGGTGCCTGGCTGTATGGCATGCTCAAGCATTGGCAGGATCCGCGCTACCACGGGCTTATCCGCACCTACCTTGAAGAATTGGGTGACGGTGTCGCCGCCTGTAATCATGTGTTGATCTACCAGCGTCTGCTCAGTCAGCTGGGATGCCTGGAACCGGTGCCGCTGGCCGATGAGCGTTATCTACAAGGTACGTTGCAGCTGGCGTTGGGCTTTCACGCCGATGATTTTCTCCCGGAGGTACTCGGTTATAACCTCGGATACGAGCAATTGCCCTTGCACCTGTTGATCAGCGCCTACGAACTGGCAGAGCTGGGTATCGACAGTCATTACTTCAGTCTCCACGTGACCATTGATAACCCTGCCAGCGGTCACGCGCAGAAGGCCGTGCAAGCGGTGCAGCAGATGTGGCCCGCCAGCGGGGGGGCTGTATTCTATCGTCGTCTGGCACGTGGCTACCGGCTCAACGAGCTGGGCGCAGACACGCCAAGTGTGATTGCCAGCTTCGACCTTGAGCGTGAGCTGCTTGCAGCCCTGGAGCGCAAACGCAGTTTCGGTCAGTACCTGCACTCGGATTACTGCCGCCTGCAGGGACGTACCGTCAACCAATGGCTTGCTCAGCCGGGCAGTATGTTGGCGTTTCTCCAGGCCCTTGAGGGCCAGGGCTGGATCAAACGCAATCAGGACCCGACAGGCAGTCGTTTCTGGCACCTGGTCGAGGGCCCCAAGGCCGCCATGTTTGGCGTATTCAGCCCTTATGAGAAGCAGTTGATCCACGATTGGATCGCCGGCCAATGGCAAGCACCGGTCGCACGTAGCGGCCGTTACTCGCCAGCGCCCAACGGCCTGGAGAGTGAGTCTGCGATGCCGGTGCCAACGGCCATTGAAGCGCTTATCGGTAAGATGGCCGGCGCCGATCATGCCTTACCCGAGGGGCTCGCCGCGACGCGTGCCTATATCCGCCTGACCGGCCTTGGCCAAGGGAGTGCCCGTTGATGCTATTGAGCGCAGGGCAACGTGCTGCCGATCTGGCATTGCTACATCTGGGCCGTCGGCTGCAGGCTGATGGCTACCGGTTTACCTGCGTGACGCCAGCCACCCAGGCACGCAACAATGCCCGGTCCGACGCACAACAGGCACATTCGATGCGCGACGTATTTGGCTGGAACAGGCCGTTCGCCGAACAGGTGCTGTCCGCTGATGAACTGGCGCAGATGGACGTCGCAGCGATCCTCACCCGCGACGGGGCAGGGATGCGTAGTCGCGTGCGCTGGTCTACCTTGGATGACCTGCTCTTACTGCACAGCGGCTATCCCACCGAGGACAGCGATGCGGTGTTCTTCGGGCCTGACAGCTATCGATTTGCCCAGCTTATACGTGACCATCTGCAGCACCGTTACCTGCCGGTTCAGCAGGCGGTGGACATTGGGTGTGGTAGCGGCATTGGCGCCTTGCTCATCGCCCGGGCCGCGCGCCATGCACAGGTCACTGCCGTCGATATCAATCCCAAGGCTTTGCGTTACACCGCCATCAATGCGGCATTGGCGGGGATCGACAATATCGCCATCGAACACAGTGACGTTTTGGCGGGCATCACCGGCAATTTCGATCTGATAGTCGCCAATCCACCGTACATGCTTGATGCCCGCGAGCGTACTTATCGCCACGGGGGTGGTGCGCTGGGCGCGGCGCTGTCGTTGCGTATTCTTGAGCAATCGTTACGACGCCTGTCCGTGGGCGGCACCTTGTTGCTGTACACCGGCGTGGCCATCGTCGAAGGCCACGATCGCTTTCTGGAGGCGTGCCGCTCAAGCCTGCAAGGCCCGCAGTGGCAGTGGCACTATCGCGAGCTGGACCCTGACGTGTTTGGCGAACAACTGCTTGAGCCGGGTTACGATCAGGTCGAGCGCATCGCCGCCGTAGCGCTAAGCGTGACCTACACCCCACACACCGGGGCTGACGATGAACGCGTCGTGTGATTTCGGGATCGAGGAGGAGTATTTGCTGGTCAGCTTGTCCAGCGGCGCAGTGTTGACTGCACCGTCGGCGGCGATCAACCGATTGTGCCGTGAGGTGGTGGGCCGCTACTTCGCCGAGGAGATGTTCTGCAGTCAGATCGAAATTGCGTCGCCCGTGTTTTCCAGTTTGTGCCAGGCTCAAGCCTTCTTCAGTGAAAGCCGCGAACGCTTGAACTGTGCATTGGCGCAGGAAGGTGTAGGCCTGTACGGCGCCGCCAGTCACCCTGGCGCCCGCTGGCAAGGCCAACGCCAGCGGCCTGGCCAGCACTATCAGCAAGTGTTCGAGGCTTTCCAGCAGGTTGCCCGCTGTAGCCTGCTTTCAGGGCTGCATGTGCATGTGGGCGTACCAGCGGGCTGCGACCGCATGCAACTGATCAATCGTGTGCTGCCGTGGATTCCACTGTTGTTGGTGCTCAGCAGCTCCTCTCCCTTTTGGGCCGGCAACATGACGGGCTACATGAGCTACCGACGGGTGATCTGCGCGCAATGGCCACACATGGGGCTGCCCGAACCGTTGGCCGACTGGCGCGCTTACCAGCGTTACCGAGCGCTGTTGCAGCGCACGGGGTCACTGGCTGAAGACGCTGACCTTTGGTGGGCGATCAGACCGTCACAGCGCTTTCCCACGGTAGAGCTACGCATCTGTGATGCCTGTCCGCGGCTCGAAGACGTGCTGTGCATTGCCGGTCTGTTTCGCCACCTGGTTGAGTCGTGCACGGTCAGCCATTACCAGCCTGCTTTTTTGAGTCGCGAGGCGCGCTGGGTGCTTGAGGAAAACTACTGGCGCGCCTTGCGCTATGGGCGCCAGGGGCAGTTCATCGGTTACCGTACGCAACAGCAGGTCGACGCGCTTGCTTGGCTGGGCCAACTGCGGGCGCAGTTTGGCGGTGAAAGCCTGGACGCCGAACGCGCCTTGCGCCACGCCCAGCGGATCTTGCTTGAGGGTACCAGCGCCGAGCGCCAACTGGCCTGCCATGCACAGGCCCGGCGCAACGGGCTGGATAATCGCCAGGCACTGCGTGCAGTCGTTGATCTGGTCCTGGAGGAAACCCGTGGTTGCGGGAGCAACCCATTGCCATAGGGCAGGGTGAGTAAACCTTCGCTGCGCGCAGCAGTCAGTGACAGTAGAGGCCCACTATTTTCGGGCTTGAGGAGCGAAACATGGCTAGAGCCATCTGGAAGGGTGCGATCAGCTTTGGTCTGGTGCACATTCCCGTCAGCCTCAGCACTGCCGTACGCAGTGAGCGCATCGACTTCGACTGGCTGGACAAACGCAGCATGGATCCGGTGGGCTACAAGCGCATCAACAAAGTCACCGGCAAGGATGTCAACAAGGACGATATCGTCAAGGGCGTGGAGTTTGAAAAAGGCCGCTACGTCGTCATCAGCGAAGATGAGATCCGCAAGGCCCGCCCGCAAGCCACCCAGACTATCGATATCTTCTCCTTCGTCGATTCAGGGGAAATTCCTTTGCAACACTTTAATACCCCCTATTACCTGAGCCCGGACCGCGGCGGCGGCAAGGTGTATGCGTTATTGCGTGAGACGTTGGAAAGTACTGGCAAAGTGGCCTTGGCTACCGTGGTGTTGCATACCCAGCAGCACCTGGCATTGTTGCGCCCGCTCGAAGAGGTGCTGGTGATGATTACCTTGCGTTGGCCGGAGGAAGTGCGCGGGTTGGACAGCCTGGCGTTGGACAAGAGCGTGACCGACGCCAAGGTCGACAAGCGCGAACTGCAAATGGCCACGCGTCTGGTCGAGGACATGAGTGGCAGCTGGACGCCGGATGAATACCACAATGCGTTCAGGCAGACCATCATGGACCTGGTGGAAGAGAAAGCCAGCAAGGGCAAGGTCAGCGTGGTCGAAGCGGCCAAGGAAGGAGAGGCTGAGAAGGGCGCGGATATCATCGATCTGACCGAGCTGCTCAAGCGCAGCCTGGGTGGCAAAGGCAAGGCAACCAAAAAGATCAGCAAGAAAGCGTCCTGACTCCCCCCGAGGGGTAACTGAAGTCCATCATGGACCTGTGCCCACCGAACCTGTGAGCGCTGGCCTTGCCATCGATGCAGACTAGCTGATGCTGCGCCGATCCCATCGCCAGCAAGACCGGCTCCCACAAGGGCAGGACAGCATTACAAGCGGGGGGCGTTTTCCGCGGGATCAGGCGAACAGCACAGCGCCAGGCGCTTGAGAGCGTCACCAAATCCGTGCGCTGCCCGACTATCACCGCGACTGCTGGTCGCCACACTATGGCGCGCCGTCCAAACGATTCGCGCGCCGCTGGCCAGCAGGGCCTTGACCAAGTGCACATCTTCATGGGCCGGCAACGGGGCAAAGCCGCCTACACGCTGGTAGGCCTGGGCGCACACGCCAAGGTTGGCGCCATGGATATGCCGATGATTCTCACAGGCCTGGTAGCTGTTGCGATATCGCCGGCGTAATTCGGCATCCTGCCAGGGTTGCCAGCGCTCGACGTGCACGGTGCCGCACACAGCATCCGCCGCACACTGCAGTTGCCACGTCAGCCAGTGCGCCGGAACCCGACTATCGGCATCGGTACAAGCCAGCCAGCGTGCGCCACGCTCCAGCATCAAGGCCGCGCCGAGACGTCGAGCGATGCCGACGTTGCCGGCATCCACCCGCAAGGTCTGCACACCATGGCGCTGCGCAACCGCCGCACTGCCATCGCTGCAGCGGTCGAGCACTACCAGCACCTGCACCTGCTGACCCGTTTGCTCAACCTCATGGGCAGCAAGTCGGACAGCCGATAGACAGCGACCCAGGCGCCGAGCCTCATTGTGGGCGGGAATGATGACGGCAATCATGCACAGGTCTCACTGAGGTCGATGACGTTGGGCTGGCATGTCCAGTATTCCAGGAGAAAATCTGCTTCCTCATGACGAAAAACCGGATACAAGGGTAGATGTCGGGCCAGTAGTGTATGTACCTGGCGTCCGGTCTGCGGGCAGCCGTCGATGGGGTGCAGCCAATGGCAGGCCAGCACGCCACCGTCATCACCCAGGCTGGCAAGCGATTGCTCGATCACCTGTAACCACTGGCTCGGGTCCAGGTAGTAGCCGATCTCACTGAGCACGATCAAATCAAAGCGCCCACTTGGCCAGTCGCCCGGTAGACGGCCCTGGTCAACCCGCGCGTGTGCAACCTTGAGTAGCCGCTTGCGAGCGAGTGTCACCGCCGTCGGGTCAAGGTCCTGACACCACAGTTCGGCGCAACGTTCGCCCAGCGCGGCACTGAGTTCGCCATTAGCGCAAGCGGGCTCAAAAATTCGTGCGTAATGCTGGCGTGGGAGGCTGGCCAATAACAGTTCGCGCTTGCGCCGTTCATACCAGCGGGTGCGGAAAGCCCAGGGGTCATCATCGTTTTTGTACAGGTCGGCGAAGTAACACGCATCGAGGCTCATAGAAACACCAGTTCAAAGGGTTGCAGCAGACACTCCCGCAGCGCGTGGGGCAGCACCGGATCTTGGCCATTGTCTGAATGGGTCTGACTGACATGTGCGGCAATGGCCTGGCGTTTGCGCGCCAGGCTTTGCTCGTCGAGTTGAATCCGGTGGGCCTGTGGCCACGGCAATCTGGAATCTTCAGGCGTGGCCCAGTGCCAGGCCCAGACCGGCACTTCCACCAGGCGCGCACCACGCGTCCGGGCTGCCTGCGCGCAGGCTCTGCCGACGGCCTCATGATCGGTATGGCCATCGCGCCGCCAGGTGGTGAGTACCACGTCATCCGCGGTGAGCAATTGGGTGAGGTAGTTGACCAGGTAGGCTTCGTCCCGAGCCACGGCGCCGTCCTTGAGGCTTAGCCTGCGCCAGTCGAGGTCATTGACGGCCAGATCCAGACACCGCAGGGCGTGACGGCTCTCCATTGGCCGGTCATGACGCAAACGGTGCTCGGTCCAATGCCGGGAATGTCGATGGCTCGCTTCACCATCGGTCACCGAAACCAGCAGTAACGCTTGCTCACGACCGTGAAAGCTACACAGCAGCCCGCCGCAGGCGAGCACTTCATCGTCAGGGTGTGGCGCGACCACAACCAGACGATGGCCAGGGGGGCACAACTGTGCGGGGGTGATCCAGGTGGCGCGGGCCAGATGGGCCGACTGCTGCCAGTGCGCCCAGGGCGTGCCTTGGCTCGCGGCAATAAGGTTGTCGGTCATAGCTGCCACGCCCCAGCAGGGACGTGCGCCACCTGTTGCCCCAAGGCCGCCAGGTCTTTTTCGGCGTGACTCTGCCGCAGGAACACCGGCAGATCGGCACTGAGCCGGGCGAAATGGCTGTTGCGGCAGAACGGTGTGGCACCGAGGGCTCGGCCGACATGGTGGATAACCTGCTCGACGGCGTGCTCAACCTGGGCGCGGACACGGCGTACCTCAACGCTGGCATCTGCCACCGGTTGGAGATCGATCCAGGCGGCGCACTCGCGCAGGGCCGCGCGGGCACCGAGCAAAGCGGCATCGACCGCTCCCAGGTGCGCGTCGGCGTGTGGATCCTGGCGAGGTTGACGACAGTGTTCACGCAAATAGTCGGCCAAGGCTTGCGCTGCCCCATACCAACAGGCTGCAATGCCGGCCCCTCCCTGCCAGAAGCCGGGGCGTGTCAGGTACTGCCCGGGATGGCCGACGGCGATGCCCGGCGCTTCATTGAAGGCAATGTCGACACTGGTGGTGATGCCCATGCCAACGGCTTGCCATTGCTCAACATCAATATGCTGGTTGGGGTGCGAAAGCTCGATGGCGACCAGTTGCGGCTGGTCCTGATCGTCCCAGGCGGTGAGCAGTGCGCGGTCAATCTGCAGCGCCCCGGAACACCATGCTTTGCGGCCTCCCAAACGCACTAGATTGCCCTCGCGAGCGACGATCCGCGTGCGGGCAGAGGGTGGCTCGGCTGCCCAGACGCCCCAGATTCCATTACCGACCAGATGCGCTGCCGAACATTCAGAGAGGATCGCCAAGGCGTCAGTGTGGCCTTCGTACAATTTTGCCAGGGCCAGGTCGCAACCGGCGACCCGTGCCAGCGTCTGCCAACGCTGCAAGGTGTGCCCTTGACCGGGTAGCGGCAGCAGATCGAGATGATCGGCCTGTAGGGCGTGCAGCACCGCTGGCAGTTGAGTATCGAGGTTAAGTGCCTGTGGACGCTCGGTGAAGCTGTGCAAAAGGCGGTCCAGGCTGCCCAGATCGGAATCCTGAATGATGCTCATGAGAGGGGCTCCTTTGGCCCAGCCTGGGCCATATTGGCGTTTTTCTACCCACCACGCAGGTTCATGGCACCTGCAACAGGTCAACCCACGGGGCACTAGCAGAGCCCTAGCTGTTTGCGCATGGCGGCGGTTATGGATTGGCGGGTGGTGGCATATTCGGCCCAGGGGTCATTGATTTGCGCCAGGCGCTCGCCCAGGTTGAACAGGTTCCATTGGTTGGCGCCTTTGAGTTGAACCAGCTCCTCGCGCCAGATCGGCACCGAAACCGGCAGCCCCTCTCGGGCACGCAGCGAGTAGGCGCAGACGGTGGTCGCGCCCTTGCCGTTGCGCAGGTAGTCGATGAAGATCCGACCGACCCGGTTCTTGGGCCCTGACACCGAAGAAAGGCGATCAGGAAACAGCCCGGCCAAGTGATTCACAATGGCGTGGCTGAAGTCTTTGACGTCATCCCAACCAGCGCGCCGGGTGAGTGGCACCACCAAGTGCATGCCTTTGCCGCCACTGGTCTTGAGGAACGTGCGCAAGCCCAGTTCGTCGAGCAGGGTCAGGGTCAGGTGCGTGGCTTCCTGCATGGCTTTCCACGGCAACGCCGGGTCTGGGTCGAGGTCGAGAACAAAGCGGTCGGGTTTGTCGAACTGTTTGTCGGTGGCGTTCCAGGTATGCAGTTCAAGCATGTTCATCTGTACCGCACCGAGCAGGGTGTCCGGACGATTGATGACCATCGCCGCCTGACCGGCCTGGTCCTTGTCGTAGGTGACGATATGAGGAATACCCAGACCAGCGGCGTTTTTCTGAAAGAACAGTTCACCGCCCAAACCGTCCGGTGCTCGAACCAAGGCCACCGGGCGCTGCTTGAGGTGTGGCAGCATCCACGGCGCTACCGAGGCGTAGTACTCGGCGACTTGCCGTTTGGTTGCACCGCTTGTGGGGTCGATCAGGCGGTCTGGATGGGTCAGACGCAATTCGCCCAGGTCGTTGGGCAGGGCAATGGGTGTGTTCGGCATGGGGCGCTCCAGGTCGATCGCCGTCGCTGGCTTGTCATCGCGTAGCCCGTGGAACACCGCATGGCGAACAATGCCTTCACGAGTCATTTGGGCATAGGCGACTTCCGCCAGCAGGCGCGGTTGCAGCCAGTGCACACCGCGTGCCTCGGCTCCACCGGGGGCATTGAGCAGTGGTGGGCGCTGCGCCGCCAATGGCTTGAGCCGGGCATGGAGGCTGTCGAGGGTGGTTGTACTGAAGCCGGTGCCCACCTTGCCGGCGTAACGCAACTGGCCTTTGTCTTTGTCATGCAAGGCCAGCAACAGCGCGCCGAAACCGTTGCGGCTGCCTTTGGGGTCGGTGTAGCCGACGATGATGAATTCCTGTCGTTGCTTGCATTTGAGTTTGATCCAGTCACTGCTGCGTCGACCCACGTAGATGCTGTCCAAACGCTTGCCGATCAGGCCTTCGAGCTCCATACGGCAGGCGCTGTCGAGCAGCGACTCGACTGGTTCATCGAAGTCGGCAGAAAATGCGAGCTCGGCGGCCGTGTTGTGCTCCAGCAGCGCCTGCAGGCGGACGCGCCGTTCTTGCAGCGGACATTCGCGTAGATCCTTGCCATTGAGGTAGAGCAAATCGAACAGGTAATAGCTGATGTGCTCGTCGCTATTGCTGTCAAAAGCGTTCTGCAGGGCTTGGAAATCAGCAATGCCCTGTTCGCCGGCAACCACCATCTCACCATCGAGCCACGCCGACTTCAGCTTCAGGGTGCGCAACGCCGCGAGCTGATGAGGCATTTTGGCGCTCCAGTCGTGGCCGTTGCGGGTGAACAGGCGTACCTCATCACCCTCAATGCGCGCGAGGATCCGGTAACCGTCGAACTTGACTTCGTAGCGCCATTCGCCACTGGGTGGGGACTCGACCAACGTCGCCAGCTGCGGTTGCAATTGCGCTGGCAGCTCGGCTTTACGTCCTGCGCTGGTCCGCAGGCGTTTGGCAGGGGCTGCGCGTTGGCCGGCAGCTGAGGTGGCGGGGCGCGCAAGCAAGGTACGATCGCTGAGCACGCTGTCCGGCTGCGCCTGGACAATATCGTAGTCACTGGCGCTGCGAGCTTCGCCATCGTTGGACTTGACCAGCATCCATTGCTCTTTTTTGCCATCCAGGTGGGTGCGAAACAGGTTCCACACCCCGGCCAGCTTCTCGCCTTGCAGACGAAAGCGCAGCTTGCCCTTGGCGTAGGCCTGGCGAGGATCTCCTTCTGGCTGCCAGATACCACGGTCCCAGACGATCACATCACCGGCGCCGTAATGCCCTTGGGGTATGGCGCCCTCGAAGTTGGCGTAGTCGAGAGGGTGATCTTCAACATGCACCGCCAGGCGCCGGACCTTAGGGTCAAGCGAGGGCCCCTTGGGGATTGCCCAGCTTTTCAGGGTGCCATCGAGTTCCAGGCGAAAGTCATAGTGCAGGTGGCTGGCGTCGTGTTTCTGGATGCAGTACTGCAAGGCGTGCGCGTGTTTGCCGCGGGGCGTTTTGCCCAGGGGTTCGGATGTGGCGTTGAAGTCACGTTTGCGCTGGTATTCCTGCAGGAGCTTGGCCATGGCGACTCCAGGACAATTGGCGAGTCTCTAGAGCTGGGAGGGCGCTGCGAGTGGGAGAGTTCAATCTAACTGCATACCCCCAACAATAGGCTGTAGCCGCTGCCGAGGGACGAGGCTGCGATCGACTGCAGAGCAGTCGCAATGCGGGCACCACGTTGGACCTGAAGAATCGCGGTGGCCTGGTTTTGCGGGCGTTTCACGCCCGATCGCAGCCTCACGGCAGCGGCTACAAGGGGCCAGTATCTGTCTTGACTTGCTGGCGCATGGCCTTGGCGCGTTTCTCCAGAACCAGATAGGCGACCAGCGCCAACAGCAGCGGGATCAGGTAGTACAGCGTGCGATAGCCCAGCAGTGCCGCGACCAGCGTGCCTTGACCAAGCTGGCCGTGCAGCAGGGCCAGGAATACCGTCTCCAGTACACCCAGGCCGGCGGGTACGTGGGCTATCACCCCGGCCACGCAACTGATCAGCAAAATCCCCAGGATCGAGGGGTAGAACAGCTCATCGGGCAGCAGCCAGTAGATCAGCGCCGCCATCAACGCCCAGTTGCTCGCGCCCATGCCTACCTGGAGCAAGGCCAGGCGCCACGACGGTAAGGTGATCTCATGGTCGCGCCAGCGCCAGGTACGGCGTCGGGCGAAAGCACAGGCCAGCAAGTAAGTGAGGGCCAGCAGCACCATCAATACGCCGATCAGTTGCAGGCCGGTAGTCCCCACCGCCCAGTTGGCCGGCAATTTGACCAGGCGCAGGGCAAACACGGTGCCCGCCAGGGCCAGGTAGCCGACCCAGTTGGTAAGGATGCCCAGGCTGATGATGCGGGTGATGGTTGCAGTGTCCAGCCCCAAGCGGCCATACAGCCGATAACGCAAAGCCACGCCGCCAACCCAGGTGGTGAAGTTGAGGTTAAAGGCATAACAGACGAAGGCTACCGGCAGCACTTGGCGTACCGGCAGGTGGTGGCCGGTGTAGGCGCGCCCAAGCAGGTCATAGCAGCTGAACAGCATGAAACTGCACAGCGCCAGACCCAAGCCCACCGTCAGGGATGCCGGGCTGTAGGCTTGCAATGACTGTTTGACCTCATTCCAGTCCAGATTGCGGGCCAGAAAATAGAGCAGCACGGGGATCAGCAACAGGAACAACAGCGTGAATAGCCGCTTACCCCAGCGAAGCCAGCGTTGCTGCGCCATCAGGTCTTGCCCTCATGGAGATTGCCATCGACTTCG
Protein-coding sequences here:
- a CDS encoding iron-containing redox enzyme family protein, with product MSVMTPSGIVPALEPTAGSGLALRYHALLSAEQHDSAPWLREQLARVATRADDLPATAESLARWSCQRAAQVAKAYAVYLQGRRNGEPRRYFLNRSQALYFLQHVAPTKKVDGAWLYGMLKHWQDPRYHGLIRTYLEELGDGVAACNHVLIYQRLLSQLGCLEPVPLADERYLQGTLQLALGFHADDFLPEVLGYNLGYEQLPLHLLISAYELAELGIDSHYFSLHVTIDNPASGHAQKAVQAVQQMWPASGGAVFYRRLARGYRLNELGADTPSVIASFDLERELLAALERKRSFGQYLHSDYCRLQGRTVNQWLAQPGSMLAFLQALEGQGWIKRNQDPTGSRFWHLVEGPKAAMFGVFSPYEKQLIHDWIAGQWQAPVARSGRYSPAPNGLESESAMPVPTAIEALIGKMAGADHALPEGLAATRAYIRLTGLGQGSAR
- a CDS encoding methyltransferase encodes the protein MLLSAGQRAADLALLHLGRRLQADGYRFTCVTPATQARNNARSDAQQAHSMRDVFGWNRPFAEQVLSADELAQMDVAAILTRDGAGMRSRVRWSTLDDLLLLHSGYPTEDSDAVFFGPDSYRFAQLIRDHLQHRYLPVQQAVDIGCGSGIGALLIARAARHAQVTAVDINPKALRYTAINAALAGIDNIAIEHSDVLAGITGNFDLIVANPPYMLDARERTYRHGGGALGAALSLRILEQSLRRLSVGGTLLLYTGVAIVEGHDRFLEACRSSLQGPQWQWHYRELDPDVFGEQLLEPGYDQVERIAAVALSVTYTPHTGADDERVV
- a CDS encoding carboxylate-amine ligase; the encoded protein is MNASCDFGIEEEYLLVSLSSGAVLTAPSAAINRLCREVVGRYFAEEMFCSQIEIASPVFSSLCQAQAFFSESRERLNCALAQEGVGLYGAASHPGARWQGQRQRPGQHYQQVFEAFQQVARCSLLSGLHVHVGVPAGCDRMQLINRVLPWIPLLLVLSSSSPFWAGNMTGYMSYRRVICAQWPHMGLPEPLADWRAYQRYRALLQRTGSLAEDADLWWAIRPSQRFPTVELRICDACPRLEDVLCIAGLFRHLVESCTVSHYQPAFLSREARWVLEENYWRALRYGRQGQFIGYRTQQQVDALAWLGQLRAQFGGESLDAERALRHAQRILLEGTSAERQLACHAQARRNGLDNRQALRAVVDLVLEETRGCGSNPLP
- the ku gene encoding non-homologous end joining protein Ku, coding for MARAIWKGAISFGLVHIPVSLSTAVRSERIDFDWLDKRSMDPVGYKRINKVTGKDVNKDDIVKGVEFEKGRYVVISEDEIRKARPQATQTIDIFSFVDSGEIPLQHFNTPYYLSPDRGGGKVYALLRETLESTGKVALATVVLHTQQHLALLRPLEEVLVMITLRWPEEVRGLDSLALDKSVTDAKVDKRELQMATRLVEDMSGSWTPDEYHNAFRQTIMDLVEEKASKGKVSVVEAAKEGEAEKGADIIDLTELLKRSLGGKGKATKKISKKAS
- a CDS encoding glycosyltransferase, encoding MIAVIIPAHNEARRLGRCLSAVRLAAHEVEQTGQQVQVLVVLDRCSDGSAAVAQRHGVQTLRVDAGNVGIARRLGAALMLERGARWLACTDADSRVPAHWLTWQLQCAADAVCGTVHVERWQPWQDAELRRRYRNSYQACENHRHIHGANLGVCAQAYQRVGGFAPLPAHEDVHLVKALLASGARIVWTARHSVATSSRGDSRAAHGFGDALKRLALCCSPDPAENAPRL
- a CDS encoding class I SAM-dependent methyltransferase, which codes for MSLDACYFADLYKNDDDPWAFRTRWYERRKRELLLASLPRQHYARIFEPACANGELSAALGERCAELWCQDLDPTAVTLARKRLLKVAHARVDQGRLPGDWPSGRFDLIVLSEIGYYLDPSQWLQVIEQSLASLGDDGGVLACHWLHPIDGCPQTGRQVHTLLARHLPLYPVFRHEEADFLLEYWTCQPNVIDLSETCA
- a CDS encoding PIG-L deacetylase family protein, with the protein product MTDNLIAASQGTPWAHWQQSAHLARATWITPAQLCPPGHRLVVVAPHPDDEVLACGGLLCSFHGREQALLLVSVTDGEASHRHSRHWTEHRLRHDRPMESRHALRCLDLAVNDLDWRRLSLKDGAVARDEAYLVNYLTQLLTADDVVLTTWRRDGHTDHEAVGRACAQAARTRGARLVEVPVWAWHWATPEDSRLPWPQAHRIQLDEQSLARKRQAIAAHVSQTHSDNGQDPVLPHALRECLLQPFELVFL
- a CDS encoding acyl-CoA dehydrogenase family protein codes for the protein MSIIQDSDLGSLDRLLHSFTERPQALNLDTQLPAVLHALQADHLDLLPLPGQGHTLQRWQTLARVAGCDLALAKLYEGHTDALAILSECSAAHLVGNGIWGVWAAEPPSARTRIVAREGNLVRLGGRKAWCSGALQIDRALLTAWDDQDQPQLVAIELSHPNQHIDVEQWQAVGMGITTSVDIAFNEAPGIAVGHPGQYLTRPGFWQGGAGIAACWYGAAQALADYLREHCRQPRQDPHADAHLGAVDAALLGARAALRECAAWIDLQPVADASVEVRRVRAQVEHAVEQVIHHVGRALGATPFCRNSHFARLSADLPVFLRQSHAEKDLAALGQQVAHVPAGAWQL
- the ligD gene encoding DNA ligase D, translated to MAKLLQEYQRKRDFNATSEPLGKTPRGKHAHALQYCIQKHDASHLHYDFRLELDGTLKSWAIPKGPSLDPKVRRLAVHVEDHPLDYANFEGAIPQGHYGAGDVIVWDRGIWQPEGDPRQAYAKGKLRFRLQGEKLAGVWNLFRTHLDGKKEQWMLVKSNDGEARSASDYDIVQAQPDSVLSDRTLLARPATSAAGQRAAPAKRLRTSAGRKAELPAQLQPQLATLVESPPSGEWRYEVKFDGYRILARIEGDEVRLFTRNGHDWSAKMPHQLAALRTLKLKSAWLDGEMVVAGEQGIADFQALQNAFDSNSDEHISYYLFDLLYLNGKDLRECPLQERRVRLQALLEHNTAAELAFSADFDEPVESLLDSACRMELEGLIGKRLDSIYVGRRSSDWIKLKCKQRQEFIIVGYTDPKGSRNGFGALLLALHDKDKGQLRYAGKVGTGFSTTTLDSLHARLKPLAAQRPPLLNAPGGAEARGVHWLQPRLLAEVAYAQMTREGIVRHAVFHGLRDDKPATAIDLERPMPNTPIALPNDLGELRLTHPDRLIDPTSGATKRQVAEYYASVAPWMLPHLKQRPVALVRAPDGLGGELFFQKNAAGLGIPHIVTYDKDQAGQAAMVINRPDTLLGAVQMNMLELHTWNATDKQFDKPDRFVLDLDPDPALPWKAMQEATHLTLTLLDELGLRTFLKTSGGKGMHLVVPLTRRAGWDDVKDFSHAIVNHLAGLFPDRLSSVSGPKNRVGRIFIDYLRNGKGATTVCAYSLRAREGLPVSVPIWREELVQLKGANQWNLFNLGERLAQINDPWAEYATTRQSITAAMRKQLGLC
- a CDS encoding lysylphosphatidylglycerol synthase domain-containing protein — its product is MAQQRWLRWGKRLFTLLFLLLIPVLLYFLARNLDWNEVKQSLQAYSPASLTVGLGLALCSFMLFSCYDLLGRAYTGHHLPVRQVLPVAFVCYAFNLNFTTWVGGVALRYRLYGRLGLDTATITRIISLGILTNWVGYLALAGTVFALRLVKLPANWAVGTTGLQLIGVLMVLLALTYLLACAFARRRTWRWRDHEITLPSWRLALLQVGMGASNWALMAALIYWLLPDELFYPSILGILLISCVAGVIAHVPAGLGVLETVFLALLHGQLGQGTLVAALLGYRTLYYLIPLLLALVAYLVLEKRAKAMRQQVKTDTGPL